In the Pan paniscus chromosome 8, NHGRI_mPanPan1-v2.0_pri, whole genome shotgun sequence genome, one interval contains:
- the LOC134731081 gene encoding uncharacterized protein LOC134731081 encodes MATPALACPQTLDQGPGPAPNPSSHPRDPGPDPGHPGHALALPRTPTPQLGSRSRPCPEHPTPHTGPRPRPCPELPPHTRDQGPSPTPNATPHTQDTGPGPAPNSHPTPGIKVPALPGTPHPTPGTQAPALPQTPTPHPGPRPRHCPERPTRDPGPSPVPNSRPTPETKVPAPKSQPHTQDPGPGPAQNSPPYTLRMVTTPNYSSILYLPLISLWKKRKPNKWFCRCYCSPGLIQWRRGWSLLQSITHSASTRFLKKPHHHPPAMRPSPAPRCLPRRIKSKFSCGKKTLHTLVPACLQPSPLCFLSCLILRHPYLPITLTFRAFLKVLRELMSLHLNKIQTLHSRLHS; translated from the exons ATGGCGACCCCGGCCCTAGCCTGTCCCCAGACCCTGGACCAAGGCCCCGGCCCTGCCCCGAACCCCTCATCCCACCCCCGGGACCCAGGCCCCGACCCTGGCCACCCAGGACACGCCCTGGCCCTTCCCCGAACTCCCACCCCACAGCTGGGATCAAGGTCCCGGCCCTGCCCGGaacaccccaccccacacacgGGACCCAGGCCCCGGCCCTGCCCCGAACTCCCACCCCACACCCGGGACCAAGGTCCCAGCCCTACCCCGAATGCTACACCCCACACCCAGGACACAGGCCCCGGCCCTGCCCCGAACTCCCACCCCACACCTGGAATCAAGGTCCCGGCCCTGCCCGGAACTCCCCACCCGACACCCGGGACCCAGGCCCCGGCCCTGCCCCAAACTCCCACCCCACACCCAGGACCAAGGCCCCGGCACTGCCCCGAACGCCCCACCAGGGACCCAGGCCCCAGCCCTGTCCCGAACTCCCGCCCCACACCTGAGACGAAGGTCCCGGCCCCGAAGTCCCAACCCCACACCCAGGACCCAGGCCCCGGCCCTGCCCAGAACTCCCCACCCTACACCC TGAGGATGGTGACGACTCCGAACTATAGCAGCATACTCTACCTACCCCTGATCAGtttatggaagaaaaggaaaccaaacAAA tgGTTTTGCCGTTGTTACTGCTCACCTGGTTTGATTCAGTGGCGTCGCGGTTGGTCTCTGCTACAGTCCATTACTCACAGTGCCAGCACACGTTTCCTTAAAAAGCCTCATCACCATCCTCCTGCAATGCGACCTTCACCGGCTCCCCGTTGCCTGCCCAGGAGGATAAAGTCCAAGTTCTCCTGTGGAAAGAAGACCCTTCACACGCTAGTCCCAGCCTGTCTTCAGCCCAGCCCCCTATGTTTCCTTTCCTGCCTTATCCTAAGACATCCTTACCTTCCAATCACACTCACTTTCCGAGCATTTTTGAAGGTATTGAGGGAGTTGATGAGTCTACACTTGAATAAAATACAGACTTTACACTCCAGACTGCACAGTTGA